ATAACTAATCCCGCGATTAGTTATCTCGGAATTGTAGTTTTTATCACTATGGGAGGGTGAGATAACAATCTCGGGAGAATTAATTCTGAAATAATTAATCATGGGATAACTCGTTTcccaaccaaacaaccccttactATATTTAGTGCTTTTATTGATGTATGATTGGTTAAATCTGTCAGTCTTATTTAGTGTAATTACTCAGCAGCCGGAACCAaagtgtggttcttttggactcaaagaaccaTAATGTGTGAAAAAATTGGGGACCGTAATATGCGACCGCGCTTTATTTGAACTTAAATGGGCGGGAAGGTATAGCGCCCTTACCTACCGTGCTATAGTATAGCGCAGTAAATAAGGGTGCTATACATAAATAAATGGGCCCTTCTCCTTCCTCACCGCCAAAACCAGAACCCTCTCCCCATTAAAAAACCCAAAAGACCAGCGCCCCCCCCATCCCTTCCATTTTTAACGAAAAACAACTCGGTTGGAGCCCACCGGTGCCACAAAAAGTGTAGATTCTCGGTCACACATCATATCTAAGGCGTTATCTCGTAGTGGGTTGCTCGTTTCGGCTCCAAATtaccaaatcttcaactttccaaaaaattaaaatcgAGGTATTCCAACTTATATTTTGTTAAAACTCATGTATAAAAAATGCCTATTAGTTGTTTTTACTTTGTTCTATGTTCTATGTTACTTTgtttaaaatagataaattattattttaggaaTAATTAATCTTATTTAGATGTTATTCTTGTACATATATGAATATGTGACTTTAGTTCCCTGTAGTGGTATGTTGTGCCCGTAATTTTAATGTAGTGCTCGTATTTGTAATGTAGTgacttttagcgtagtaaaatatagtgccctttagcgtagtatctttgtagttattgaaattaattatttaattatctgttaaacccaaaaatatctgaaaaaagttgatagttcaaacacaaactctctcgAATTCTAGTAAACAaacgtaagaaaataacattaaaaaataataacattaaaaaataataacatttGTCAATCttgtatagttatgaaaattaatttctttatgttttgaatgatagtcttgttcgccGATTctgcctgtccgttcccactagggtggtacaGCATtgttaatatcctttttattttatggtcttcgaggaatttcgttACCTTACTGCCGATAAATgtttttccattgtcacacattatttcggtgggtatcccaaatcgacacacgatgtgatcccagatgaagtctataacctctttctctctcactttctcgaacgcctgtgcttcaacccatttagagaaatagtaagtcataaataaaatgaatttagctttacctgggacTGACGGTAGCGGGCCGACAATGTCCAtaccccatttcatgaatggccatggggataggactgaatgaagttgttctccgcgccgatggatcatcggtgcaaacctttggcATTTATAAGAGTTTATGATGTTTGCGATCACGACTTGCGGTTGACGTCTTCTTTTGGCATGGAGATTTGTTGCGTGTTGTGGTTATATCCTTAATTGAGCTTAATAAAAGGTTTCTAGATGATATAGTGTGTATCCTATTCGTGATTCGGAGTTGATAATGGAATCCCCGTATTTTTACATTTtagcatgatagatgcggtgagCTGTATGGAATTAGGGTTGAAGGAACAAGGTTGCAGTTCAGTTTTGATAGGGAGGTCATGAGTTCTAGTTAGCATGAGAGATTTTGGATGTTTAAAAGTGTGCTAGCATTGCTTCATATCGTCGCAACGAGGCGGGTCTTATGATGGATGTATTACGTATCGGTCTGCGGATGCTTGGCTTGTACTACAGAAATTCTATGGTTGGTGGCCATTAATGTTCAGGCTCGTTGCTCGGTGTGGAAGGTTATGAGAGTATTTCCTACTAGGGATTGTGTATGCATAATGTGTTAGTAGTATGAGGGAAAGAGTTATAGATCATATATGGGGATGTTTGTATTTTTGCAGTTTGGAGATTTTATTTTCAGAGAGATGGACTATACCCATGGTCGCGGATTGTGGAAGTGTATTCAATATTTGACAGCTGATTGTATGTGTCATGGTTAGAGCCACCATGAACTTTTGGATGGCTATTGACCTATCATGGAATGGCCCGAATTGGTTTGGAGGCCTATTGGTAGGCCTAATAAGAATGTGTATTGCTTACTGTACTAGATTTGTTTGCTCAGTGCAGCGTTTGCTATGGGTGTGTCATCGGGCGAATGGGTGTTATTCCTGCCTTGATCTGTTTCATGTATTACTTCCTTATGCTACGATTggttgtgagacgacttggtTATTCAACCGCAAGTTGTGGTTTTTATTTCGGCTTTTTGGCGATGATGAGCGAGATTGCTCTTGAGATGTTGACTTgattattgcaccttagtcgtgcttggtcTTTTGTAGAGCATTATGCTATCCGTCTTCTCATGGTTATATTTATGCACTATATGTGCTTGTTGTGGTTACACATGTGTTTAGTGAGTATGAGCATTTTGGCTTCGTGGGTATTCCTATGTCGATtgatatatgtggatcaggttgcacaccataacggtattatgtgtggatcgagttgcatgctgcaacagtaTCATGCGTGAATCGGGTTGTACAAGGCAATAAGATTTTGATTGGGTGTGACTCCTCGTGTtcgttttgtgtgttttgtttctcccttatgggatgggttcatagcattatGCTTATATGGTTATGTCTGTTAAACTTACGAGATAGTTCCCTTTTTGGTTCTCTTTCCATTATTGATCATATTTGAGCGGTTAGTTGTTGGTGCACGGATCGCATCATATGAGGTCCTTGATAATAGTTGATGTAGCATGTCAgttgagcagcttgtactgggtgagatgagttTTTGAACCTGGGATTAGTGCTATCAAATTTGTATAAGGTATTTTTGGAAGAAGAATGTCACCAATTAGTTCAGAATTTAGCAATGGTTATCGTCGGGCGAGAGaactccatgatttattgattcgATGGATGAttatgtgtttctacatgtttctgGCATCATTAGCAGTGTTGTGAGGTTTGGAATAAGGTTTTATTTGTCATGAGATATATTATTGGTATCGAATTTGGTTATGAGCAGCTGTTGTGGTTGGAAGATATTTTTATGGGCATGTGAGCTATGTGGTACGTCATGTGGTTACATCTTGGAAGTATACTTACGCTTTGATACGGCTTTTTTAGATTGATACgttgtatgtgtatatatatatataagagtcGGATGTTGAGAGAGCTGGGGAAATTAGAGATTGGTCCTATGTATTCTTAAGCTAAGGTTGAAGGAAGAATTTAAGTTCGGATGGTGTAATGGCCTTATGTGGTTTgcggtgacgtgagatcacccatGGGCATGTGTATGATGAGTTATACAGTAATTATGTTCGAGAACGaatgtatatttaagtgggggagcatgtaacaacccgaccagtcgttttgagctttagaaCTTCGTTCGACAGTTTgggaccttgagtagcttcacattATGTATTAGGACTTGCGCGTATGGTTGATTTAGATTTTTGAGAGGTTCAGATTTGATGTGGAAGAGTAATTCtcaattcgaaagctttaagttggaagagtttaccaatatttgacttttgagtaaacgacctcagaatatGAATATTATGATTTCAATAGGTTCTTAAGGTGATTTTAGATTTTGGCGTATATTCGGATTtaaatttggatgttcctagaaggtttcgacactatttgtcaaaagttggcaattgaagaattggagagttcataagtttgactgagaTTTGACTTTGTGGCTATCGGGGACGGACTCTTGCTCCGAGAATTAGAATAGGTCAGTTTTATCATTTCAGATTGGTGTGCAAAGTTTGGGTTCATTCTGGATTGGTTAGGTTTGAATCGACGCTTGGTTCGAACTTGAAAGTTTATAAatttaagagattgatcttgttcgatgattcttggttttgatgttaattTTGGTATTTAGAGCCTTCGGGTAAGTTTGAATTATGTATATGGAGATATTggcatgttcggacggggtcccgaggggctcgagtgaatTTCAGGGTGGCGTTGGATCATTTTGAGCCACTTTGAGGTTGCTAGTTTCTGGTGTTCAGGCATGCATCACGATCACGATGGGTCGCACGCCATTGTGGAGAAGATTCTTGAGGCAATTGGATTtttgtcttcgcgttcgcgagtttgctaatgcgatcgcgtaaggtggAGGAGTTGGTCTACACTTTCACATGCGCAGGGACGCGTTCGCATAAGGGATGAGGCTGGCTAGAGCTATTGTTCGCATTCGCAGGTGGTGTGACGCGTTCACGATTGAGGCAGAGCTGGAGAGCTCCGCGTTCGTGTATGGGATGTCATGATCGCGGAGGTTTATTTGCGCAgtggaatttttgtgcttcgcgatcgggAAGTTTTGGACCACGATCGTGAAGGGTTAACCTGGATCAGATTATTTAAGTTGCCAATTTCGGGACTTTgcttattattttatattttgagtcCTAGACTTCGAGTAGAGAGGATTTGGAAGAGAAATTTCACTGCTACATTGGAGTTAAGCAATTCACATTCGGATTTGGCGTTATATCTTGATTTTTTCATcgatttctacacctaaaacttgagattttgaaagaaaatttgggatttttgccTACACTCTAAAAGAGtatattttggggatttgagtaccGATTTGGACTCGATTTTATAAATTAATCATATATTTAGACTTGGTAGGTCATGGGTCatcggattttggtattggtttcgAATTTACGGAGCGCCCACCTGAGTTGACTTTGTTAACTTTTGGGGATTTCTTCAAATATCGAAGTGATATGGATTAGGATTGCTTCCTATGGAATTGTCGATTTTCTTGAATGATGTTTGGCTTGGATTTGCACGGCTGGAGAGCTAGATCGAGATTTTTATGCTATTTGCTGTTGAAGACTAGCCCGgatgaggtaagtaacttgtctaaaTATGAATTTGAGGGTATTTTTCTGTTGGCTATGGTATTAGTTATGTGATGGAGGGTGACGTATATGCGACACGACGAGCATTTATGCATGCACTGTGAGTATTCATGATCCgggtagttattattattatatgccTTGATTTTCTATCATGGttctttgatatcatgttttccccatttgtatgactacgtgagtaattattaatgttagaaatcatgtctaggctatctGTTTCATTGTTCgagacatgatagggctattttactatgttgagctatttgcctttGCCGTAGTCGTACTGTTCAGTCATGGTAATTATATCTGCGTGTTGTATCTCTGTCTATGTGCACTTTTTGATGTGTTATCTCGCATGTTATTGGTGTCCTTGTATGTGACACGAGTTTGAGCTGGAATTTTGGTACATTATTATATTCCGTGTGGTGAACTGGATTAAGTTATTTTCTGTGAGATGTTGGTATATGGAGATTTGAGTGGATTGATGACTAATCTTGGGCCACAGAGCCGtgttggtattgatattgaggtgacgcatacgCTAGTCCCCACATTGGGCTAAGTGGTACTGTTTAGGGGGACAAGCTTGCACCAAGCCCCAAGTTGGTCTATATGATATTGATCGTTGACTTAGATATAATCAACGCTTGGGCAAGGACCCACCCCTCCAGAGTCAAGTATTTACTGGGAGCACAGGCACATGGTCATATATGCGCTTGAGTGAGGGACTAATGTCAAGCACCCGTATAGTGCTGAGCGTGAGTATATGTGTGTTTGAGGGTCCTTGGGCTTTGATCCAGGCACCATGAGAGTGCTTAGAGGATATTTCAGGGGCATTGTCCCTGGCACTATGAATGTGCTAAGAGCTGTTTATACATGATGATTTAACCGTACAAAAATTGTTGATTTGGCATGTATGACTGACATGCAGACTTAAAGCTGTATTAACCCTCACACTAGGGGTATTTGGTAACTGTACTTGAGGATTTGAGTTCGATATCATAGTTTTATCCTATTAAATACGTGCTTAAGTGAATTCTATGGAAGATGGTACCATGTTTGTTTTATCTAAAAGGCATGCCTATTATTTCTCTCATTGTGTTAAGTTGAGCCTGTTATCATTTGAGTTGTTCTCCTTTTTATGCtactgttattgttattgttggctGTGGAAAGTGAGCATCGGACCTTGCCtaactcgtcactgctttcagcccgaggttagggttgttacttattaagtacataaGGTCGGTTGTATAAATATTACActgtgcacttcgtgtgtagatacAAGTATTGCCGATTGTGGTTGTTGCCTGTGAGCTGGATCCGGATTAGTGAGAATTCTCGAGGTAGCATTGTTGTTCCGTTCACAAGCCTTGAAGTCCCTTCCTTATTTTATGTTAATATTGTTTAGTCTTTCAGACAGTATTGTACTTGATTCAGACCTTGTATTTACTCATTCTTTAGAACTCATGCACTTAGTGACACCAGATCGTcggatgattttttttattgtgaCTATTTACCCCAGTAATTATCATTGTTTCCACTGTTGATaccatttaatatttttatttaagtttatttcttcttattgattgatggcttgcctagcaagcggtgttaggcgccgCCACGGCTCCGGTGGGAGTTTTAGATCGTGACACTAAGACTAATAGGCCTTAGTTTTTAGAGGCTTTGAGGATTGTCAACTTTTTAAATCAAAACTAAACAGGTATGAGTGATGAACTTATTTAGTCCCCTGCCATTTATAGTATCCAAAACCATAATACATATGTCATCTTCAATTATGTCCCATGAGTGTTGGAAGAACCTCCCTGTAAAATCATCTAGTCCACCTGCACTACCTGGATCAATTCTAAATACTGTTTGTTTTACTTCCTATTTGATAGGGATAGCAATCAAATCATTATTATCTTCTTTTCGTATAATTGATGGAACACTATCCAGGATCGAAATTGTGGATCAGTTCTGTGAGGCttatgtgagaaaatattctcaTAATAATTTATTGCGGCCTCCTGGTATAGCTTTTGTCCCTTCTGTCTGTTGATCATTTTCCCCTTTGATTCTATGAAGAGATAATCTCGTTCTTCGTCCTCTTATCATCTTATGAAAATAGCTAGTGTTTTTATCACCTTCCATGTTCCATTTCAAGTTGGTCTTTTGCTTCCAGAAAGAGTTTATTTTCTTCATAGGAAGGATGTATTCAAAATTAATTCTGTTGAGCTCCATCATGTTAGCTTCATCATTCTGTAACTCCTGTTCAACTTCAATGATCTTCTACTCCATCTACTTCGTAGTGTCAAAAATATTATTTCCAATGGAGTTTTTGGTCCAGCGGCATAGGGCTTTGGTCACAGCTTTGAGTTTCTGTTAGACCTTCCACATATCATTGCCTTCATATTGAATATCCAAGCACTCCTAACAATAGTCTGATAGTCCTCTTGGTGAATCTATTATTCATATGGTCACTCAACTTTCCAAAATTATCTATTAAAGGtatctttctttctttgtaataacaaagtcacttaactatgccTATAGCACTCTGATGGTCACTCAACCAGATTTATCAAACATTTGAtagccaaatacctattttatcctttaaattatcaacttttatcttttgcttttttttttgcttttttaatattataattttctctctctttttaatCAACATTTAGACTTACCTATTgaacaaaatattttatttaaaattaaaaaattaaaaataaaaataaaaatattctctAGCATATATAAtgtcaaaataataatataattgggCATAATATTCAAGAATATGTAATGTATATTACAAAAATACCTTTATTTTAAATAAGTATTTTCTATAgtacgtgcatggaatatatattttaaaaattttattttctttcattctctattGTGTGaataaatttttgattttttttgttaatatcaaaattattattatgaaTACATTGTTCTAATTAACTTTCTATTAtgctcaatattttattattctaacattatatatgcttaaatactattttaattttttttaatttataaacaaaaTTTATATACTCtaaggtaagtccataatataaattaaaaagagaaaagtattattatattaaaaagctgaaaaaagaagataaaagttgataatttagagggtaaaataggtatttggcaatcAAAAATTTAAGAAATCTAATTGAGTGACCTTTTGAGTACTATTGACATAttaagtgactttgttgttacaaacgaaagaaaaatgactttggTAGATAATTTCGGATAGTTGAGTGACTATCGCAGTAATGGACTCTCCTCTTGGTCAATCCATTGTAACTATAGATTGCCAAATTACCATTCGTGGCTACCAATGACGAATCTAGAATTTTAAAGTCATGGGTGCTTGCCTAgtaaaattttaaaagaagaggaaaaaagaatttagttgtggaTGCTCACTCAAtatttatctaaatatttttgtaattgcCTTTGCAaattactccctctgttccagtttatgtgaatctatttcctttttggtccgttctaaaaagaatgacctatttctaaatttggaaacaattgaGCTTAagcttacaattctacccttaatgagaatcttttataaccacacaaatactcttgACCCCTTTTaaacttgtttaggaccataaatttgaaaaatctttattttttcttaaacttcatgcccaatcaaataggttcacataaattggaaaaGAGGGAGTACTAAACATGATCAAAGTTAATGGGTGCCTAAGCACCCACAAGTGCGTATGTGGATCCGCCAATGCTGACAGGGGAAAAAGGCAAAATGACACTATGAAAGAACATTGATTAGTGAGGAGCAAATTGACCAGTTGCGTTGTGGAGCagtttttgtatattttgttccaatttatgtgaacctattttctttttagtccgtttaaaaaagaatgacccctttctaaatttgaaaataatttagcttaaatttataattctacccttaattaaaagcttttataaccacacaaatactctggacccctttttgacttgtttaggatcataaatttcaaaaatcttcattttttcttaaattctgtgcccagtcaaacaggttcacataaattgaaactaaGGGAGTACTAAATATGATCAAAGTTAATGGGTGCTTAAGCACCCACAAGTGCCCATGTGCAtccgccactggtcctcactaCAATTGTTACCAGCTGGTATCATTTGTACTCAAACGCGCAACGAATACAGCCTGTGTAAAATATATTCATTCGCACAACTGTATTCATTCACGCAATGAATGCAATATGTATCAACTGTATTCATTTGCGCAACAAATAGAATCAAGGTAAAATACAGGGGTGTATACAAATGACACAATTTGTATCGACTATATTCGTTCACGCAACGAATACAACCAAGACGAAATACACAAATAAAATGCTCTCATTGAGAGTCGAAGTCAAAACCTTTACTAAGCATGGTCTAACCAACTGAGCTCTGAAAGTTTATTGCTCTTTTATTTCAGTTTAAACAATCGATCTCTTGTTTTAATATATGATTCAGGTGGATTtgctataaaattaaaatatagcTATGAGTggtaattttttgaaaatatagcTACGAATAGTaattacaatatatatatttgtggTGTCTACGTAATTTTTCCTAAAATGTTTgggtttcttcattttttcatttttttttcttttttaagttcTAATTTCTAGTTACTTAGGTAGCCTATTAATTTTTCTTATGCAAAAGAACATTCTGAAAGAAAATACTCCTTCCATCTTAATTATTTACGTAgcaccttttcttttttttgtcacCCCAAAAAGAATGTcacttttctttaattaaaaataatttatcatTAGAATTCCTACTTTATCCTTAAcagcaaaataaatatttatgatGTCTTTCTTAAACTCCGTTGCCAAGTCAAACACTGTCACATAAATGAGACGTGACAGAGGAACTAAAAAAGCTAAGGCATTgttattaacaaatttaattaataaattacaaGCATATTCTCAAGGAAACAAAATACTAGCTCACACAAAACCATTATACCTGCAATAAACGCAAGGTTCTTTCAGGTATGAGCCATACATGCTAGAAACCAAATTAGTAAGTTTACTGTACGGGCACCGTTAGAAAAGAATGGAGAGTTGGAGAGAGGGAAAGGCCGCAAAGAATGGCTGTCCCTTGACATTTCTCTCATTAAAGCCTTCCAAAACCTTAGCTGCACGAGTTGGTCGGGCTGGTGCATGCCATTCTTTACAAACCAATAACGCAAAAAGaaacttccatttcattccccTTATTATTCCCAATCTAGAGAAAGGCCGACCACCCACCCACTCATCCACGCCCTGATCTGATAGTATCCTAGGAAgttcaactctattcaaggacaaggatgaagctttggaatctcaaagatggcttttaacaatatgtcaagctaaagagttgtaaaataaggccattagacttcaagtgcaattAAAGAAGTTTTTAATTGTGGAGGAcgagctcaagaccaaaggagataaattatacaagttttataattatttgatggcccaaattgaagtccaagaggaggaagattgggtcccgaactcggcccttgaaatctagtaaaagggcacccagaagagcccaaaatgagcttaaaTGAGATCCAAATGGGGGTGTTTGAAATGGAGCCCAATtagagtccaaaccaatggcccaaactagtagttttaaggtccaaatctttcccaaagggatttggccgccccctatctaattttgtgacttttcttatttcttagcaaccaccctacctaattttgatgactttgttaccccttagcagccccctacctaattgtaatgactttttatgtcttagtactcctataaataaggagttcttctcattcattgagagacttcattattgattaagtatatcatactttgagagttcttttgaacttttgttacttgtgctttgagatttatctttcaacctttactagttcatagttcaaggtagtaagattagttctctattgtgatatctttgattcctttgtggtattcttagaagacgattaatactagttattaattgttgtctcaagttactcataaagcggtcaagatccgaatctattattttgatttgcttttaagtaaaggcatttgatttcttcaataaatcaagacgttgttgctttgatcttgtcaaggctatagaacttgcgttcttggaagttcttgaaattctttccttgaattttcccatatcctttattttctgccctttagttctagttgtttaattccttattgttattgcttccgcatttacttttcaaattcttactctaatttgaaTTCTCGACCTTGTCGTTATCATGATCCCTTCATTCTAACTCTTTCTAACGGCTGGCCGAGGCGGCGATTAATTAATTCTCGCCACGGCCTGCCTATCAACTACAACTCCACTATTATTATTGGAAATTTTCATCATTTCATATTGTTATTGTTGCTGCGGTTTATGTTGTGATAGTTGTCAATATGGGGGAGGTCATTTCTAAGAACCCTGAGAAACACGTGTCATCGTCGCCATCTTCTAGTGAATCGGAGCGCGACGAGTTGCAACTGTTGGAGCACGCGCCACCTTTTTGGAGGAACCGAAAGAGGTTATCCAAGCAACTTTCTATGTGCGAGACTCCACGTGATATTGCATGGGAGAAACATCGTCGTCAAATTCTCCTCCAGGAAAGGAGGAAACAAGGGATTCACGACCCTGGCGACTTGACCGACGAGAACCTCAATGAACTCAAAGGCTGCATCGAACTAGGATTTGGGTTCAACGAAGAGGAAGGTCAGAGGCTATGTAGCACGTTGCCGGCGCTCGATCTTTATTTTGCGGTGAACCGCCAATATTCCACAAGCCCAATCTCGAGCCACAGTAGCAAAAGTTTATTACCCTCTCCCGCTGGATCCAGCTCGTCGTCGACATCTCTTGGAGGTAGGTCCTCCTCATTTGGAAGCCTTAGGAGTGACTCCGCAGATGCATGGCGAAATTTTAGCCCGGATATGGCTTTTCTCCTAAGAAAAAGACTCAGGTTCCAACGTCAAATCTCTAAGCAAAAATTATAttaataatcaaaagaaatagtAAGTACAGGTATGAATTTATCCTTAAATTTAAAGCCAAGGGCAAAGAGGAATGAAGAATGTAAcaaacatatatatacacacgcaAAAGAAGTGGAATTCTagagagaaaataatttctaggAGGGGATTAGAATAACTTATATAATCCTCTCCCAGTCCCACTTTATTTAATTAGTTCATTTTGTTTGACTATCTAAAATGAAAACTTGAAACAACATCTGTGTTAAGAATGAGCATATATTTGTTCAATTTTCTAGAATTTTGTAACTTACTGCTCTTCCATTTTTGTTTATAAGATTGTAGTTTATTGGACAAAGTTAATAAGATGACAATTAAAAGTGTTTTATTGATAATATGCGCAGGAGATGATCCTCAACAAGTTAAGACAAAGCTGAGGCATTGGGCACATGCAGTGGCATGTTCTGTAATGCAGTCCCATTGATAGGGTGGAGATGGATTGTACAGAAAATAAAAGTTAGTCAAAACCTAGTCTTATGTCAAGAAAGAATGATTTTGTTTTCTCAATATGCAAACATTATAAATGGAACAGAGCCTTTCCAGATTGTTAATCATAAGGTAAGGAGTGGAGTAGTTTCATAATTTGTTTGGAGAGAGATAACTTTTAATTCATTAAACAGTAAAGGATACATTCAAAATGCTCAAAGTTATCTGCTTAGCTTTCTGGATTTTTGATTCCCACAGAAATCTGATTTGTTTTCCTTCCATATATCAGCagatttttgttcttatttttccttttatatttttattgggaactcaaaattaaaaacaaaatggtATGAACTATGAAAACCGACAAAAGGAGAGATAAAAGTGCTTCGTTAGATCTGCAAAAGC
This DNA window, taken from Nicotiana tabacum cultivar K326 chromosome 15, ASM71507v2, whole genome shotgun sequence, encodes the following:
- the LOC107772521 gene encoding uncharacterized protein LOC107772521, coding for MGEVISKNPEKHVSSSPSSSESERDELQLLEHAPPFWRNRKRLSKQLSMCETPRDIAWEKHRRQILLQERRKQGIHDPGDLTDENLNELKGCIELGFGFNEEEGQRLCSTLPALDLYFAVNRQYSTSPISSHSSKSLLPSPAGSSSSSTSLGGRSSSFGSLRSDSADAWRNFSPDMAFLLRKRLSLLDKVNKMTIKSVLLIICAGDDPQQVKTKLRHWAHAVACSVMQSH